The genomic DNA TCATCTCTCACTTGCAGGGAATGCTACAGAAGAAGAAGCAAAACTTAGCAGAACTGTCATGAAATATTGGACTAACTTTGCTAGAAATGGGTGAGAATCACAATGCTAATTACAGCTCAAGTTTTGTCTGTGCTGCCTGAAACATAATGGCAATACTTGTATGGTAGTTCCTATACATTTGGCAGAATTTAAGATAAGTATTGAAGCAATAATTTCTATTCTTAATAactgcaagaaataaaacaacaacaacaacaacaacaacaaaacttttaaatgagcctgcaaaccaaacaaaataaaattaaataaaaatccaagaGCAGTGGAGGTTTAGGTCCCAAAGTAATGAGAATTATTAATGTTGACTATTCCAATGATGAGCATTTTGATAAAAATATCCAACTATTCCGGTACTAGAATTACATAATCTGAGCTCCTGTTAGTTTTCTGAAATGATCTCAGCCTGAGAAGTCAGAGCACAATTGATTGGCAACTGTACAGTTAACTTCTCATTATATTGTTTTCAGAAATCCCAATGGAGAAGGCTTGGTACATTGGCCTCAATATGATCTGGATGAAAGATACCTGGAAATAGACCTGACACAAAAGGCAGCGAAGAAATTGAAAGAACGTAAAATGGAGTTTTGGATGGAGCTTACAGAACAAATAATGAgtgacagaagaagaaaacacacagatttaTAAGAGTTGCAGAGGATCcagcttctttttaaaacatgaattaaaGTCAAATATTAGTTTGTCAGAATGCAGAGTTTAATAATCACTTTCTAACTCACTAGTATGTAATTTGTTGTCATGATCACAGTGAAAGGAGAGATTCAAGGGAAATGTAGAATGGTTGTGGGACTAAAAATCACTATTTAATAAATCACTATTTAATGAaacaagcagggaaaaaaaaactgcaatcTTGCACTGAGCCAATGCTATCTATACAGTCAATATCAAAACTGAATAATACTCCTGTGAGAAGGGGGAATGAGAGGGGCAAATTGGCAAATATATTGAAATCCGTAATAAATTATGTATACAGAATATGTCTTAAGTGTCAGAATATGTTGTATGTCCACTCTTCTTTCAGAAGAGTCTTTAGTTGTCATTCATACAGCCTCTTTCCACTTTCTTTATGTGGAAGCAGCTTGTAAGGAGCAGAGCATCCATCAGAAAACAGCTGTGGATTGTATGGGCTTGGCATCTCACAAAGGAAGACAAAGTCTCTacctgttttcctgttttgtaaattgttattaataaatgatacttttaattttttggaacttccatttctttcacctAACTTCTATAGGCTAATTCAAAAATGGTATTGTGAAAGCCACTAGGAAGTCTAAACAAAGAATTTATCTGAAAGTGCAAACTGGGAACTGTGAGGGCTCTTTCTTCCCAGGTGCAGTCAGGACAGGGTGGGACTGATGGGTTTGGCCTTGGGATACCTCCCTCTCCAGTCTGCACTGCCTGAGGCCTGCCTAGCTGCATGGCTGGCTGTCTTGTGCACAAAGTGCTGCATGCAATAGAGGAATGGGCTGGGAACACGACAGAGATTTCTCTAATTTTTGTAAATTTGTCATTTCTCAGCTGTCCAGGGAGTGAGATGGCAGCCCAAGCTACTCTGTGCAGCAAGGTGGCCTTTGGTTTCAGGCTGCCCAAGTCTGAATTTGGTATTTTGCTTAGGAAGCAAAGCTGCAGAGCGTGGATGGTCTGCACACAGACACCAACCGCTGAGTTCATGGTACAAATGTACATGTCATATGGTAAAGCAGCAGCTTGCATAATTATAAGGGCTTTCCTAGCCATTTGCATGAGGTCTGTTGGTAGCAGTGCTGCCCATGGCTACACAGCTTCTGTGTGAGAGCAGACTGGTTACCTGGATCCTACTGCCCCAAAGCAAGGGAAGAATAAAGGGCAGGTGAAGCCCTTTAAAACTAAGCATgtgaaagagcagagcagagctatCTGGTCTGGCACTGAAGTGGATGAAGATCACTCACTGAAAAGGTTGTGCTGCACAGCAGCGATTTCAGGAAAGGGTTGGTTGGAGTGGTTACAAGGTTTCTTAAGACTAACTTGTAATAACACAAACCATTTCTGTAGAGATTACCTAGTTGTGACAGCAGTGTTTGCtgatacataaaatatataaaggaTTAGTTACACCAGCCTAAACCTGGCACTTGCGTACCTTTTCCTTGAATTACTTTTTCATTCAGCTGAAAAAAGGCCttatctgatttaaaaaaaaaaatgttttcttttgccatGATCATTACAGCATCTTGGTTACCAGGGCAGTAAACTTCACAGCAGTCTTGCACACATGCCTACATCCTTATCTGGACTAACATAAACCTTCCTGTTTCTTTCCCCACAGATTTAACTCCACATTATAAATAAACCAGTGCTTGGGATATGGAAGCAGTGCCAGAACCAAGAATCAGGTAGAGAATACATAATCAGTGTGTTTTATAAAATTCTGATTTAAAGTAGTCAAGgtatttaaaaactttaaaaacctGAAGTCAATTATGTTGCTAATGTCTGCTTGTGATTGAGTAAAAAAATGATTATATTGCAAATTTGTTTATGATTGAGTAAAAGTGTCTGTGTAACTTCAAAATGTTGTAATTGCTTGTTATTACCCCAGGTAATTTTAGCTCATGTAATGTCTTTATCTGAAGGAGGATTTCCTTCATACTGAAACAAATGGCCTGTTTGGATGTGGGTATAAAGAAGTGCGCGTAATCTAGACAGTACACGGCTGGCTGTTCTTCAACACCACTGGGTATATGCTGCGGTTATGTGCCACTCAAAAAGCCTCAGACGGGCCCTGGTTTTTACTTAAAAGTCTGgattttccagctttctttgACGGACCCGATTCTGGGGACTGCACGGAAGGTGTGACTTTGGGCCCTTTACTCCTCCTGCCGAGGGCTCACGGCCCTCTGAGCGGAGCTGGGCGCCCCCTGACAGGACCCCGCTGACCGGACCCCACCTCAGCGGCGGGGCCGCGTCGCGAGATGGCGGCCGCAGGCAGCGCGCGCCCCCTCGCGTCCCGTCCCGCCGGGCCCGCGCATGCGTGTGGGAGCTGCCCTCAGCGCGGGGCTGCGCTGCGGGGCCATGGCGGAGGAGCGGCGgcccgtgctgctggggctccgTGACGCCCCCATGGCTGGGCCGTGCCGGGAGGCCCCGGGCTGGGCCACCAACAAGATGGGCGGCTCCGCGGTACGgccgggaagggaagggagcggggagggagggctCTGCCCCGAGCCGGGGCTGTGGGGCGGCACGGCCGCGGCTCGGCGGAGCCCCCGCGGGCGTCCTCCAGCGGTGCGTGTGGTGTCGGCTTGCAGGACGCGCTGCCCGCCCTGTGCCCGGCCCAGCCCCGCTGCGGGACGTGCGGCGCTGCCCTGGCGCACCTGGTGCAGGTGTACTGCCCGCTGCGGGGCCTGCCCTGCCACCGCCTCGCCAACGTTTTCGCCTGCCCCGGCACGGgatgctgggggcagccccgcaggTGAGCAGGGAGCGGGATGCGCTGTGCTGGCGGCTCGGAAACACCGCCCCGGTCAGCCGGCGCTGCTGCTTCAACGCCCTTGTCTTGTCTTCTTTCCATGTGGCACGCTGAAGCTGGAAGGTGCTGCGCTCCCAGTGCTTGCAGACTCAGGAAAAGGAGGCACGAGGTTGCAGTCTAAAGCAGGTACAACCGGCAAGCCGCTTTCTTGGTGTCTGCCTGTGTCAAGTACAGCATTAAGGaggatttcaaataaaaaaagtagTCAAGTCGGGTGAGCTTCACGTCTGTGTGTAGCTGTTTAAGCAGCCATAGCTACCCTGGAGAAATTGTGCCACGTGCTGGTTTTGAGTCACATGAAGAAGTCATCGCAGTCACAGGCTCTTTGGTGCAGCGAGCACTACATGCTGCGTACTACAAGATCGATTTCTTACTTGTGATTTATGTTAGAGTAGTTTTAAAATGGAGGATGCAATCCAGTTTTATGGTTAAGATTGATATTTAATATCATAATGACAGAATCTACCTAAACACTTTTTCAACTGTACTTTAAAGGACTATGCTGCTTTAGGTTTAGGTCTTTAAGatgctgtctttattttctaatttaaatatatatatattttttaataaaaatcaagtttaGTTTATCTGACTCAAGTATTGTTAAAGTATTTCTGGGATTTTTGTCTGTGAAGCTAAACTTTGCATATCAGTTTAGGAAGATTGAAAGGGGAGGCTGGCTTTGAAACTAACGCTGACAGGCAGGAAGTGTGCTTATTCAGCTGGTGCGTTTGCAATATAGTATTTTGGTCTGTGGTAAATGCGTTTATATTCTGATAAAAATGGTGCAGATATCTATTGTTATTATATTCCTCTGTATCTGCTCTTTGGGCTTACTGTGATACACTAATTGGTTCAATTAAATATAACTGACAGTAGGTAGCTGGTTTGGATGTGCCAACCACCTAGATATGGCAACATAAGGCATTAAACCCGTGCAAAATGTGAATTAATTCTTGCCCCGTTTCTCCAGTTTGAGATGTTTTTTGCCATAAGTGTGCTGCTGTGAGATGCACGGTGGATATGCTGGTAACTGCTATTCTGAGGGtaacaggcaaaaaaaacaaaaaaaaagctaagcaTCAGGTTAAGGTTTTACTTTTATTATCCATTACAGTAGTAAAACTGTATTTGAAATGTATCAGGTAGCTCTTGAaagtgtttctcttctttttatcttcCCCCCACCCAGAAACAACAATCTAACTTTTCTGCGAAGGACTGGTGTGATGAGGCAGATGACTGGGGAGTCTGTGATGGAGCAGAATCTCCCGCATGTGCCCTTCAGCTGCTTGGCTTAAATGAAGTGACAAGCAGCTCCTCGTCCAGAGAAGCGGAGTGTGCATCCCAGTTCCAACAGCTTTGCCTGTCTGAAGCTACAGATGTGTCAGGTTCCCTGGATATGGATCTTCCAGTCAGGGAGGATATGGTAACAGCCACTTCAGCTCCTGTGTTCCGTCCCTATTACATTAGTGTTGTGGATGAGGAAGACTATGCTGGTTTCCTTGATACAGATCATGCAGATGAGCTATGGAAGGAGTATCAGCAGAGAGAGGGTGTTGATTTGGAACATTTGATGTCAGAAAGGTGCGCATAGGTTTGAATTTTGTGCTGAAAGCAAAGGGTAAAGCTTTTCTTATTCCAGTTGCATTTTTAAGAGCTTAACTACTCAGGAATTGTAACTAGAGACTGGGATGATGGTATCAGATGGACTCATGGAGTTTTTGATAAAGAAGTTGTCTGAAAAACTATTTCTGGATGTagctactgaaaatattttcaattttaactTAATATCCAGAccacttcttttttaattgtattgAAGTTTACAGTGACTTTCCCTGAATTGTGAACAATGCTGAATTTTTTGATAACTAAAGCTACTGGCAATTGCAGAATATGCAGAGAATGTTTTTTAGTTGTTGtgttctgttgatttttttaatgttgatggAATCATATAGCTTTGATTGTGCTTAAATTACActccttttaaatttttaattaagaaaaaaagacaattgCTGGGAAGTtactaaagaaataatttttttacgTATCTGGTAGAATTGAATTAGATATAGTGGCTTGAAACATTTAGTAAGAGATGCAAAGAACTAGAAGCAGGATGTTCAGCTGTATGCTGAAACAGTAACTGCCTCTTAAtttaatatgtatatttttcagtgtatttgtCTTAATGTGAATATATAGTAACCACTGCTTACTTGAAGTATGCATATTGTACTGTGTtggcatttttgtttcatttctttttctcatagttttgcagctgaaggtgataaagaaaaatatgagaagAGTGAAGTCAAAAGTGGGGACCACACATTCcataaatttatgaaaaaaatatctgtctgTCATGAACAGATTTTAAGGTACGTTGATCACTTGGTTGTAACAGGGAGATACAGAGAGTAGATATGGACTGTtagtaaatcaaaataaattatttgactggaaatatttatttttcttaattgaaaAATTTGCTGAGAGTGCTGTTACTGTGCCTGAGTGATAAGACTTCAGTCCCTAGTTGGACTTTCAGGACTAAGTGTTAACTGGATGAGAGGCAAAGCAGAATCAGAGCCCCCAGATCTGTCTATAGGAAATCTTCTTCAACGTAAGACCTGATGAGAGCAGACCCACACTGTCTTTAAAGACTTACTGAAATCCAGGTGTAGAAGTTTTCAAGAGAGTTTTGAGGTGGAAGTATAGTGCACAGTGGTGTGCTCTGATATACTTTCCAGGCTCTCTCCTCCTCTAAAGTTTTCTAATCTTATTGTTACTGCCTATGTCTCAGTCTCTGAGATGTTACTGAATTAAGACATTACTCATTTTAAAGCCTGAGTTCATTTGCAGCTTATGATTACCCCTTATGACTGTATAGACTTCACTTCTTGTAAATAGGTTAATTTCCTAGAACAAAAGCAGATAAGCCTcagagaaactttttttccaaaaagaggAATTATTTCTGAATGAGAGTAAATAAGTTGATTTGAACTCTCTGATACATAGTATGAGATAATACCAATAATTTTCATGGATCATACGAAGTATTTGTCTTTAACAACTTTATTCCAGAGAGTCTGCTGCAACCCATCTGGTCGAGCTCTCTCAGTTTAGTGACATGACCTTTGTTTATCAGGTTTTCAGAACCAGGTGGAACTAACTGGTACCTTTTTGATGAGGAGGTAAAGTTTGAAGGGCTGGTTATGCACATAAGAAATATTAGAAACTTCTGTTAATTAACTATCAAAGATGATACAGAAAAATTACAGATAGAGAGTGCAAGTAAAGTTTTCAGGCAACTTGTATTTTGCACTGGATCTATCACTTTGCAGTATTATGTTCTctgaattttccatttttccaaaaCAGTGCATCCAGTGACCCATATGAGTATCGTTAGTTACAGTCTTTATGCAACActcctttttcccttcaagAGCACTGTGAATATACACGATAGGTACATGACACGAATGTTCAAACATGTTTTCCCTGGACTGCTGGATCCCTTTTGAGCTCTAGTTTGTTTAATTGAGTCAGGTACAGCATATTTTGGAGGTGTCAGTTTAAAGCATTTATCTCCTTTAAATGTAGCTCTTTTGTTAAGACTTTCCAGGTATTGACCTTCGAAGGTCCAACTTTACcaactttaatttttgttgAATGACTCATCTGAAACTTAAGCAATGATTGTGGCTTTTAGTAATGTTTGTGTATTtagatacaaaaaataaatctttttttcctttcttctcttaaGATACTCCTGGGGTGGTCAGCCTTTATTCATAACTTGTCCTCCAGCCAACTTTAACGAAGGTATTCCAGCCTGCAGTAACTGCGGAGGCAAAAGAATATTTGAATTTCAACTTATGCCAGCACTGGTCAGCATGCTCCAGAGCGATTCAGGTTATTGGCTTTTGACTTAGCTAAATGAATATTGGAAACAGTCACCTTGCTGCTAAAGTTCGGTGAACCGTAATTTGGATTGTTTCTTGCTAGCCATAGGCACTGACAAGCCTAACTACAGTGGTCATAGAATTATATGTTACATATGGGTAGGTATATCCGTATGGATTGTACATAGCATGTTCCCATTATAGGTTTCACTAAGCAAATGATGTAACTCTGGTTTATGGGAATTAGCGGATTTCAGCTTTATTTGCTCCCTAGTGAATTGTCATAATAACAATGTAAATAGTTCCATGACTTTGGGAGTAATTATTACCTTTTAAATGAGAccttgtaaaataataaatgttgtCAACTTGCAGACATGTAAGAAGCTCTTCAAAAATTCTCAGCTTGCTTTAcaatctttttaattaaaaaatgctatGTCTGTAGGAGATGgaatatgaaaaaatactttttgaattGGAAGATTGAGCTACAGTGATAAGCAATAGCCACTGTCTAATTTTTCTAATGTATGACATCcctttattgttttgtttttagatctGTCAGTGGAATTTGGGACTGTTATAGTTTATACATGTGAGAAAAGCTGTTGGCCAGCAAATCATCAAACCCCTcttgaagaatttctttttgtaCAAGAAGACCCTgatcagaaattatttaaataaattgtttcctTGTAGAAATGGGAagtctgttttattctttttctttttttttttctttttttttcttttttttcttttttttctttttttttcttttttttttcttttttttctttatttttctgcagttgaaAGTATTATGCAACAGAGTTTTCCTGAAACGTggtgaaaaattaaattgatttgaTGGCATGGTGCTTATTTCCTAGAATAACCTACAAGTTAAGGTGCCTCTGAAATGTGGCCACAGAAAACTTGCTTACATTGTTTACATGTGCAAACAGAAATGTAGAGTTTGTTTCAGGATTCCAGTTACACTTTTAAACATGGAAACTTTTAAACACAGGAAGAATGTAAAGGAGAAAGGTTGCCAAACTGCACTCCATTGTTATACTTTGCATTGATCAGTCTGATGGGATCCAGTTTTTAGAAACTACAGCAATGAGAAGCTTAATCcaagtattaaaacaaacaaatcagcTTTATTTGTATTGATGACAGATTGAAAACTCAGTGAGTGGGCAGTGGCTGAGAGGGCCTTGCTGTAACTACAGTCCTGTGAGGAagcttttctgtatgtttttccaTTGAAGGATGTCACATCTGCAGAGCTAGATGAGCTGTGACAGTTACTTGGGATGGAGAAAGTGAAAGCTTTTGTTAGCACTGTTCTTGTGGGTACAGAAGGGTACAGCACCTGCTGTGTTACTGCAGCGCAGTGCTTGCAAGCTGATCACACTGTGCTTTAGTTAACAGTCTAAATTCTGTGAACTCCCTGTTGGTTTAAGCTAAATTGCAGTATTTTAATTGACTTAATGGAGGAGTAATTTAAGTAAGTGTCCTTAAAGCTTTTTGTACAGGCTGAATGCCACAGCATAAATTAATCTACTGAAGTTTTAAGAAAGTAAGAGGGGGAGGCAGTTAAAATAATGAGATGTTTTTGCAGAACTGCACTTCTAGAGACGACTTGTAGCTTACCACGTCGACGTTCAGAGGTGAGTTGTTAACTTAGGTTAGAAACTGTTACACTATAGTTCGAGAGAGTGCCTGAACTCCCCGTGGGTGCCGGGTGTGTGCTTTGCCCTCCGCggcaggaggctgtggggccgggggaGCTGCTCCCACTCGAGCTTTGCTGCCCCGAGCGGCGGGAGCGGGTCTCGAACCCGCGGCTcccgcgcggccccgcccgAGCTGCGGCGCCCGCTGCCGCCCGTGTGGGCGGGCCGGGGCCCTCCCGCCGCcggggggcgctgcggggccgggcgggcggcgctcTGGTGCGCGCCGGGCTCGCTGTGCGGAGTGCGGCCCGGCTGAGGAGAGCCGCGCCGagccccgccgcgccgcgccgagCCCGCCCGTCACCGCCGCTCCCCCGCCGCCATGTCCGCGCCGGTGTCCGGCCCGCTGGGCCGCGAGCTGGCCGAGGCCGTGGCCCAGGCGCGGCTCTTGGTGGTGGGCGCCGGGGGCATCGGCTGCGAGCTGCTCAAGGACCTGGTGCTCACCGGCTTCGGCAACATCGACGTGGtgcggcccggggggggcgcggggggcgcggggccgccgTGTGGCgagaggggcgggggggggggggggggggggacgcgggccccgccgcctcctcggCGGGCGTTCAAACTGccgcggccccgcagcgccgccggggccgggcccgccACAAAGGGCCGCGGCCTGCGGGcgcccccctgccccccgcgggcagcccccgggccgGGGCCCGGCTCCGCGCTCCTCAGCGCGGCCCCTGCTGGTGCCGGGGGTAACGGCccggccgcggggggggggccgcgtTTCGGGGAGCCGGCCCTAAAGCTGTCAGCCCCGGGGAGCCGCCGAGAGAGCTGCCCGCggactgctgctgctttcgCTTTTGCTTCCCGGTGGTGGTTGCGGGGGTAGCAAGGGCAGAGCCGAGGGATGGCAGTGAGATGAGCTGCCCTGCGGCCCTGAGGAGCGTCTCCCTGATTTCACGTTAAGAAGTCGGGGAGGACAAACGGAGCGAGAGCACAAGCCCGTTTGGTCCAATGCGTTTTTACTTTCCGGTGCTTTGCCAGGAGCCGCTTCAGTGGCAGGTTGTGAGaagtttgtttctgcatttagaCTTGTTGAGCAGAGCTCGTTAGAAACAGCTTTTCTCTAAAACTATCAGCAGGCAGAGGAGTCCAGCTACAGGTTTGCACTGTTATTCCTATAACTCAGGcttttccactgaaatatttttttaaacgttTGTATGATGTGCTAAAGTGTAATTCCTCGCTGTCCCTTGGATTTAATTCTTCCAGTGAGAGCCTATCAAATCTTAACATACGAGTAAACTAAACCTGTGAAGGAGAGCAGAAGTCTGCAatttctgcagttgtttttttcctccttaccCACCTTACTGTGTCATTTGTGTGCTCCTGCAGTCCGTTGAAATAGAGTTTAGTATCCTGATTTTCCAATTAGTCATTAAGCATAAATCTCATTGGGGCATGCTTATTGTTTCCCttattttagtttgatttttttggatTGTCTTTCAAGTCTGACTTGGTTGGATTCCATTAACTTAAGTATATGTTGGATCAGGGccatcttaatttaaaaatattactggcAGTGTTCTATGCGGGAGAGTAACGTTTTGATAACATGGAGTGGATGGGCAAAAGGCAAGGTGAGAGCAAAAATAGAATTGTGTGCAAAGAGGAAAATTGATATCAGTTGAAGAAATTGCTTTTGTCAGCATTTGTGATATTGCATGTagtttttcttgattttttcaGACCAGTAAACTCAAAAActgtgaaaatgctttttttttgtaagtaaactgaaagttttttttaacaaaacattaatactaaaacaaatacaatttgAACACCAGAAACATGTAACTTTATTAAGTACGCTTTGTTGAAACAGTGTCTTTCTTCTCGTGAatcaagaacaaaattaaattagtcAAAATCCAAGTCTAAATTAAGAATGCAATTGTGTATTTCTCTGAACCTCTGAGATATTTTCCTTCTAACATACAGAAATGGGAGTTACAAAAGTGTGAAGTTGTTTTAATGCAAGAACTGTCAGATTCTGATCATTCTTAGCTAAATTGTAGTTTTGGTTGAGGTCTGGTGGTCTCAAGTATTGTCTTGGAGAAGaacttcctttgcttttttggGCTTGGCAGTACTGTTCAAGATCAGTTTTCAGCTGTAGCTTAAGTCACTTGTTATCATCTCCACTTAAAGTGCTAAATTAAGGCTTTCCTGGGAGTGGATGTTTTAACAAAATTATGCATTTAATCAGTTTCACTTCAAGTTCTCAAACTTCGTGGCTTTGGACTGTGCAAGTGTTCTGACTGCCttacaagaaaggaaaggtGGTAGAAGTGTGTTTTCAGGCAAACACATGTATTGTTTTAGTTAGGAGATGCAAGACCATAGCAGTTGGCTATGAGGATACTATAGGTAATAAGCACCCTGTACCTCataatgcatttctgaaagagTATGTATTTTTGATGAATTTATATTAATGAGTTTGCTCAGTATTCACAGGTtcttctatgtatttttttaaataaaactatttgGCTATTGCAACTTagtacattaatttttaatccttaaattaaaaatacttccttAGGACAGCAGGAAGCTTAATATTGGAACTTGGATCTTGCATGCAAAGGGTCCTCAATGAGAAGTGTGTGCATACCTTTTTTCATTACTTGAGTTTGGTTcctaaaatgaaaagctgatgAGAAGCCCCTCAGCAAGTTTTGCTCCCGCTGCATGCTCTGGCTCTCTGTATGCCACAGAGCTGTAGGGGCTGTGGTGCTGAGGGTGTTGGCATTgccaggggagctgggggaaaTGCTGATGAGGCTCAGGGAttgtctcccccccccaccatgTAAAAATGTTAGGGGCATGAGAAGACTAGCATGGgtataaaggaaaaatagtggcaacaaaaaaatgaataaatcttGATTCTTGTGGTGGGGGGCAAAGACATTTGCAGTTAGGATGTTCATGTGAGTATATTAATGAACAGAAACATGGCTCTTAGGGGAATCAAGGTAATGGCGTACTTTCAGGTTGTACTTCATGAattgtgtatgttttttaaacatcttgATTACAcgactggattattttttttaagtgaacttcattattttttaatatgcacTTAAGCAGTGGGTCCTGGTGTCCAAGCATAAAAGTTTGCCCCGCAGTGTATGAATTAGATGACAGTGCAGCTCTCAGTTTACTCTTTCAGTTGCTCAAAGCCATGTTCAAGCGTAAAGGAGAAGTGCTAATTAGTGTGCTGGGTAGCCTTTCCTGGACCGTGGGGAAGCACGGTGCAGAGCTCTGTTCAGGGTGACTAGTCCCGTGTGGGGCCTGACCGAATCCTGCAGGATTTTCTGAGTGTGTATGCTGTGCTCCTGATGAGTTCTCCACTACAGTCTTCATCCAGCAGTAAATAGGAGAGTCAGTTATTGACTTTCTATTAAATATTCTGCTTATGTATCTCAAAATTTTGTGTGTGGTATACTAAGGactctttctgaaaaaagtTTGTTGTCATAAAGCTCTTAATTTTTGAGATGATTACATtgtt from Anas acuta chromosome 10, bAnaAcu1.1, whole genome shotgun sequence includes the following:
- the PDCD2L gene encoding programmed cell death protein 2-like, encoding MRVGAALSAGLRCGAMAEERRPVLLGLRDAPMAGPCREAPGWATNKMGGSADALPALCPAQPRCGTCGAALAHLVQVYCPLRGLPCHRLANVFACPGTGCWGQPRSWKVLRSQCLQTQEKEARGCSLKQKQQSNFSAKDWCDEADDWGVCDGAESPACALQLLGLNEVTSSSSSREAECASQFQQLCLSEATDVSGSLDMDLPVREDMVTATSAPVFRPYYISVVDEEDYAGFLDTDHADELWKEYQQREGVDLEHLMSESFAAEGDKEKYEKSEVKSGDHTFHKFMKKISVCHEQILRYSWGGQPLFITCPPANFNEGIPACSNCGGKRIFEFQLMPALVSMLQSDSDLSVEFGTVIVYTCEKSCWPANHQTPLEEFLFVQEDPDQKLFK